From a single Sporosarcina oncorhynchi genomic region:
- a CDS encoding DUF896 domain-containing protein, which translates to MLSPDKLNRINELANKSKTIGLSTEEAKEQTKLRKEYLETFRSSMRDTIENVKVLDPEGNDVTPEKVKDARNSKYLN; encoded by the coding sequence ATGTTATCACCAGATAAACTAAATCGCATTAATGAACTTGCAAATAAGTCGAAAACAATCGGCTTGTCGACAGAAGAAGCAAAAGAGCAGACAAAACTTCGGAAAGAATACTTGGAAACATTTCGTTCATCTATGAGAGATACGATTGAAAACGTTAAAGTGCTGGATCCTGAAGGAAATGATGTCACCCCTGAAAAAGTGAAAGATGCACGAAACTCAAAGTACCTGAATTAA